A single Cucumis melo cultivar AY chromosome 4, USDA_Cmelo_AY_1.0, whole genome shotgun sequence DNA region contains:
- the LOC103486877 gene encoding protein kinase and PP2C-like domain-containing protein isoform X2: MGLGIMDPNTCIRGCCSSNSIPLHLQPSAFTLLSPIARGAESTVYEGRLDGRKVAVKKPILSTSEELDKFHKELQLLCELDHPSIVKLVAANAKPPNYMFFFEYYESPNLAEKLHVEEWNPSINQVLMITLELAKALQYLHNLGIVHRDVKPANVLLDEDLHPYLADFGLAIHQKYLKEVSAENWKSSGKPTGGFYKKSMVGTLIYMAPEILRKEIHTDLSDVYSFGILMNELLTGVVPYTDLRTEAQAHTVLEMNYTEQMLTAAIVSDGLRPALPSDESGTPSRLLSLIQWCWDANPKNRPSFSDIVMDLESIWENRKSLESVSSVQLDLCGRLSDANEHDCAYQEEINWSNQGERCSQKSSDADRCGLNEWLDFSTDQLAYRPTLSWGSFSTCGMRETMEDSHFLLPHFCSDEDIHAFGIFDGHRGAAAAEFSAQAIPGFLQTSFSTRSPADALMEAFVKTDIEFRKELEFFRKSKKLKQKDWHPGCTAVVALIVRDKLFAANAGDCRAILCRAGDPIVLSKDHVASCLEERERVINAGGQVKWQVDTWRVGPAALQVTRSIGDDDLKPAVTAEPEITETVLTSQDDCLVMASDGLWDVLSNSEVVDIIRDTVKDPGMCSKRLATEAAARGSRDNITVIVVFLHPVSTIERIY; the protein is encoded by the exons ATGGGTTTGGGAATTATGGATCCGAACACCTGCATCAGGGGCTGCTGCTCCAGCAATTCGATTCCTCTTCATCTTCAACCTTCCGCATTCACGCTGCTCTCTCCAATTGCCCGAG GGGCCGAGAGTACTGTGTATGAAGGAAGGTTGGATGGTAGAAAAGTTGCTGTAAAGAAGCCTATATTGTCTACTTCTGAGGAATTGGATAAATTTCACAAGGAGCTCCAGTTGCTGTG TGAATTAGATCATCCAAGCATAGTAAAACTGGTTGCAGCAAATGCGAAGCCACCTAACTacatgtttttctttgaatACTACGAGTCTCCAAATCTTGCGGAGAAATTGCATGTTGAAGAATGGAATCCAAGTATCAATCAGGTGCTTATGATCACTCTAGAGTTAG CAAAGGCTTTGCAGTATTTGCACAACTTGGGGATTGTACATAGGGATGTGAAACCAGCAAATGTTCTT CTTGACGAAGATTTGCATCCATACTTGGCTGATTTTGGTTTAGCAATACACCAGAAGTATCTGAAAGAAGTTTCTGCTGAAAACTGGAAGTCATCTGGCAAGCCAACAGGTGGTTTCTATAAGAAAAGCATGGTTGGGACACTCATATATATGGCACCTGAGATATTGAGGAAGGAAATACATACAGACCTATCAGACGTCTATAGTTTTGGCATCCTAATGAA TGAGCTTTTGACTGGTGTTGTTCCATATACTGATCTTCGTACTGAAGCACAG GCCCACACTGTACTGGAAATGAATTATACAGAGCAGATGCTTACGGCAGCTATTGTTTCAGATGGCTTGCGGCCAGCCCTTCCTAGTGATGAGTCAGGCACACCATCTAGGTTGTTATCACTTATACAGTGGTGCTGGGATGCAAATCCTAAAAACAGACCATCTTTTTCTGATATAGTTATGGACTTGGAGTCAATTTGGGAGAATAGAAAGAGTCTAGAATCTGTTTCTTCTGTACAACTTGATTTGTGTGGTAGGCTTAGTGATGCTAATGAACATGATTGTGCGTATCAAGAAGAAATTAACTGGTCAAATCAGGGAGAACGTTGTTCTCAAAAGTCTTCTGATGCAGATAGGTGTGGTTTGAATGAGTGGCTTGATTTCTCAACAGACCAATTGGCGTACCGCCCAACACTTTCTTGGGGATCATTCTCCACCTGTGGGATGAGGGAGACCATGGAGGACTCTCATTTCCTTTTGCCTCACTTCTGCAGTGATGAGGACATCCATGCCTTTGGGATCTTTGATGGTCATAGAG GTGCAGCAGCCGCTGAGTTTTCAGCTCAAGCAATTCCTGGATTCTTGCAAACATCATTTTCCACGAGAAg TCCTGCAGATGCATTAATGGAAGCATTTGTAAAAACAGACATTGAGTTTAGAAAAGAGCTCGAGTTCTTCCGCAAATCCAAGAAACTTAAACAGAAAGACTGGCATCCTGGTTGCACTGCTGTTGTTGCTCTAATTGTTAGAGACAAGCTTTTTGCTGCCAATGCTGGTGATTGCAGGGCAATATTGTGTCGGGCTGGGGATCCCATTGTTTTAAGTAAG GATCATGTCGCTAGTTGTCTTGAGGAGAGAGAGCGTGTCATCAATGCTGGAGGGCAGGTCAAGTGGCAAGTTGATACATGGAGGGTTGGTCCGGCTGCTCTTCAG GTAACTCGATCAATTGGCGACGATGATCTGAAGCCAGCTGTGACTGCGGAACCTGAGATAACAGAAACTGTTTTGACATCACAGGATGATTGCCTG GTTATGGCTAGTGATGGATTGTGGGATGTCCTTAGCAACTCTGAGGTAGTTGATATAATAAGAGATACCGTCAAAGATCCCGGAATGTGCTCAAAGCGACTCGCAACAGAAGCGGCAGCTCGGGGCAGCCGCGATAACATCACGGTAATTGTTGTATTTTTACATCCAGTATCTACAATAGAGAGAATTTATTAA
- the LOC103486877 gene encoding protein kinase and PP2C-like domain-containing protein isoform X1, whose product MGLGIMDPNTCIRGCCSSNSIPLHLQPSAFTLLSPIARGAESTVYEGRLDGRKVAVKKPILSTSEELDKFHKELQLLCELDHPSIVKLVAANAKPPNYMFFFEYYESPNLAEKLHVEEWNPSINQVLMITLELAKALQYLHNLGIVHRDVKPANVLLDEDLHPYLADFGLAIHQKYLKEVSAENWKSSGKPTGGFYKKSMVGTLIYMAPEILRKEIHTDLSDVYSFGILMNELLTGVVPYTDLRTEAQAHTVLEMNYTEQMLTAAIVSDGLRPALPSDESGTPSRLLSLIQWCWDANPKNRPSFSDIVMDLESIWENRKSLESVSSVQLDLCGRLSDANEHDCAYQEEINWSNQGERCSQKSSDADRCGLNEWLDFSTDQLAYRPTLSWGSFSTCGMRETMEDSHFLLPHFCSDEDIHAFGIFDGHRGAAAAEFSAQAIPGFLQTSFSTRSPADALMEAFVKTDIEFRKELEFFRKSKKLKQKDWHPGCTAVVALIVRDKLFAANAGDCRAILCRAGDPIVLSKDHVASCLEERERVINAGGQVKWQVDTWRVGPAALQLGQVTRSIGDDDLKPAVTAEPEITETVLTSQDDCLVMASDGLWDVLSNSEVVDIIRDTVKDPGMCSKRLATEAAARGSRDNITVIVVFLHPVSTIERIY is encoded by the exons ATGGGTTTGGGAATTATGGATCCGAACACCTGCATCAGGGGCTGCTGCTCCAGCAATTCGATTCCTCTTCATCTTCAACCTTCCGCATTCACGCTGCTCTCTCCAATTGCCCGAG GGGCCGAGAGTACTGTGTATGAAGGAAGGTTGGATGGTAGAAAAGTTGCTGTAAAGAAGCCTATATTGTCTACTTCTGAGGAATTGGATAAATTTCACAAGGAGCTCCAGTTGCTGTG TGAATTAGATCATCCAAGCATAGTAAAACTGGTTGCAGCAAATGCGAAGCCACCTAACTacatgtttttctttgaatACTACGAGTCTCCAAATCTTGCGGAGAAATTGCATGTTGAAGAATGGAATCCAAGTATCAATCAGGTGCTTATGATCACTCTAGAGTTAG CAAAGGCTTTGCAGTATTTGCACAACTTGGGGATTGTACATAGGGATGTGAAACCAGCAAATGTTCTT CTTGACGAAGATTTGCATCCATACTTGGCTGATTTTGGTTTAGCAATACACCAGAAGTATCTGAAAGAAGTTTCTGCTGAAAACTGGAAGTCATCTGGCAAGCCAACAGGTGGTTTCTATAAGAAAAGCATGGTTGGGACACTCATATATATGGCACCTGAGATATTGAGGAAGGAAATACATACAGACCTATCAGACGTCTATAGTTTTGGCATCCTAATGAA TGAGCTTTTGACTGGTGTTGTTCCATATACTGATCTTCGTACTGAAGCACAG GCCCACACTGTACTGGAAATGAATTATACAGAGCAGATGCTTACGGCAGCTATTGTTTCAGATGGCTTGCGGCCAGCCCTTCCTAGTGATGAGTCAGGCACACCATCTAGGTTGTTATCACTTATACAGTGGTGCTGGGATGCAAATCCTAAAAACAGACCATCTTTTTCTGATATAGTTATGGACTTGGAGTCAATTTGGGAGAATAGAAAGAGTCTAGAATCTGTTTCTTCTGTACAACTTGATTTGTGTGGTAGGCTTAGTGATGCTAATGAACATGATTGTGCGTATCAAGAAGAAATTAACTGGTCAAATCAGGGAGAACGTTGTTCTCAAAAGTCTTCTGATGCAGATAGGTGTGGTTTGAATGAGTGGCTTGATTTCTCAACAGACCAATTGGCGTACCGCCCAACACTTTCTTGGGGATCATTCTCCACCTGTGGGATGAGGGAGACCATGGAGGACTCTCATTTCCTTTTGCCTCACTTCTGCAGTGATGAGGACATCCATGCCTTTGGGATCTTTGATGGTCATAGAG GTGCAGCAGCCGCTGAGTTTTCAGCTCAAGCAATTCCTGGATTCTTGCAAACATCATTTTCCACGAGAAg TCCTGCAGATGCATTAATGGAAGCATTTGTAAAAACAGACATTGAGTTTAGAAAAGAGCTCGAGTTCTTCCGCAAATCCAAGAAACTTAAACAGAAAGACTGGCATCCTGGTTGCACTGCTGTTGTTGCTCTAATTGTTAGAGACAAGCTTTTTGCTGCCAATGCTGGTGATTGCAGGGCAATATTGTGTCGGGCTGGGGATCCCATTGTTTTAAGTAAG GATCATGTCGCTAGTTGTCTTGAGGAGAGAGAGCGTGTCATCAATGCTGGAGGGCAGGTCAAGTGGCAAGTTGATACATGGAGGGTTGGTCCGGCTGCTCTTCAG CTTGGACAGGTAACTCGATCAATTGGCGACGATGATCTGAAGCCAGCTGTGACTGCGGAACCTGAGATAACAGAAACTGTTTTGACATCACAGGATGATTGCCTG GTTATGGCTAGTGATGGATTGTGGGATGTCCTTAGCAACTCTGAGGTAGTTGATATAATAAGAGATACCGTCAAAGATCCCGGAATGTGCTCAAAGCGACTCGCAACAGAAGCGGCAGCTCGGGGCAGCCGCGATAACATCACGGTAATTGTTGTATTTTTACATCCAGTATCTACAATAGAGAGAATTTATTAA
- the LOC103486877 gene encoding protein kinase and PP2C-like domain-containing protein isoform X3 produces the protein MESKYQSAKALQYLHNLGIVHRDVKPANVLLDEDLHPYLADFGLAIHQKYLKEVSAENWKSSGKPTGGFYKKSMVGTLIYMAPEILRKEIHTDLSDVYSFGILMNELLTGVVPYTDLRTEAQAHTVLEMNYTEQMLTAAIVSDGLRPALPSDESGTPSRLLSLIQWCWDANPKNRPSFSDIVMDLESIWENRKSLESVSSVQLDLCGRLSDANEHDCAYQEEINWSNQGERCSQKSSDADRCGLNEWLDFSTDQLAYRPTLSWGSFSTCGMRETMEDSHFLLPHFCSDEDIHAFGIFDGHRGAAAAEFSAQAIPGFLQTSFSTRSPADALMEAFVKTDIEFRKELEFFRKSKKLKQKDWHPGCTAVVALIVRDKLFAANAGDCRAILCRAGDPIVLSKDHVASCLEERERVINAGGQVKWQVDTWRVGPAALQLGQVTRSIGDDDLKPAVTAEPEITETVLTSQDDCLVMASDGLWDVLSNSEVVDIIRDTVKDPGMCSKRLATEAAARGSRDNITVIVVFLHPVSTIERIY, from the exons ATGGAATCCAAGTATCAATCAG CAAAGGCTTTGCAGTATTTGCACAACTTGGGGATTGTACATAGGGATGTGAAACCAGCAAATGTTCTT CTTGACGAAGATTTGCATCCATACTTGGCTGATTTTGGTTTAGCAATACACCAGAAGTATCTGAAAGAAGTTTCTGCTGAAAACTGGAAGTCATCTGGCAAGCCAACAGGTGGTTTCTATAAGAAAAGCATGGTTGGGACACTCATATATATGGCACCTGAGATATTGAGGAAGGAAATACATACAGACCTATCAGACGTCTATAGTTTTGGCATCCTAATGAA TGAGCTTTTGACTGGTGTTGTTCCATATACTGATCTTCGTACTGAAGCACAG GCCCACACTGTACTGGAAATGAATTATACAGAGCAGATGCTTACGGCAGCTATTGTTTCAGATGGCTTGCGGCCAGCCCTTCCTAGTGATGAGTCAGGCACACCATCTAGGTTGTTATCACTTATACAGTGGTGCTGGGATGCAAATCCTAAAAACAGACCATCTTTTTCTGATATAGTTATGGACTTGGAGTCAATTTGGGAGAATAGAAAGAGTCTAGAATCTGTTTCTTCTGTACAACTTGATTTGTGTGGTAGGCTTAGTGATGCTAATGAACATGATTGTGCGTATCAAGAAGAAATTAACTGGTCAAATCAGGGAGAACGTTGTTCTCAAAAGTCTTCTGATGCAGATAGGTGTGGTTTGAATGAGTGGCTTGATTTCTCAACAGACCAATTGGCGTACCGCCCAACACTTTCTTGGGGATCATTCTCCACCTGTGGGATGAGGGAGACCATGGAGGACTCTCATTTCCTTTTGCCTCACTTCTGCAGTGATGAGGACATCCATGCCTTTGGGATCTTTGATGGTCATAGAG GTGCAGCAGCCGCTGAGTTTTCAGCTCAAGCAATTCCTGGATTCTTGCAAACATCATTTTCCACGAGAAg TCCTGCAGATGCATTAATGGAAGCATTTGTAAAAACAGACATTGAGTTTAGAAAAGAGCTCGAGTTCTTCCGCAAATCCAAGAAACTTAAACAGAAAGACTGGCATCCTGGTTGCACTGCTGTTGTTGCTCTAATTGTTAGAGACAAGCTTTTTGCTGCCAATGCTGGTGATTGCAGGGCAATATTGTGTCGGGCTGGGGATCCCATTGTTTTAAGTAAG GATCATGTCGCTAGTTGTCTTGAGGAGAGAGAGCGTGTCATCAATGCTGGAGGGCAGGTCAAGTGGCAAGTTGATACATGGAGGGTTGGTCCGGCTGCTCTTCAG CTTGGACAGGTAACTCGATCAATTGGCGACGATGATCTGAAGCCAGCTGTGACTGCGGAACCTGAGATAACAGAAACTGTTTTGACATCACAGGATGATTGCCTG GTTATGGCTAGTGATGGATTGTGGGATGTCCTTAGCAACTCTGAGGTAGTTGATATAATAAGAGATACCGTCAAAGATCCCGGAATGTGCTCAAAGCGACTCGCAACAGAAGCGGCAGCTCGGGGCAGCCGCGATAACATCACGGTAATTGTTGTATTTTTACATCCAGTATCTACAATAGAGAGAATTTATTAA
- the LOC103486875 gene encoding V-type proton ATPase subunit H isoform X1: MAIDQAELSTEQVLTRDIPWETYMSTKLISGTSLQLLRRYDNRPESYRAQLLDDDGPAYVRVFVSILRDIFKEETVEYVLALIDEMLTANPKRARLFHDPSLASEDAYEPFLRLLWKGNWFIQEKSCKILALIVSARPKTHDGSFANDDASNSKNKNTTIDDVLDGLVKWLCAQLKNPSHPSRAVQTSINCLATLLKEPKVRSSFVQTDGVKLLIPLISPASTQQSIQLLYETCLCVWLLSYYEPAIEFLATSRTLPRLIDVVKSSTKEKVVRVIILTLRNLLHKGTFGAQMVGLGLPQIVQSLKSQAWSDEDLLEALNQLEEGLKDNIKKLSSFDKYKQEVLLGHLDWSPMHKDVNFWRENIMSFEENDLKILRVLITILDSSSDPRALAVACFDLSQFIQHHPAGRVIVTDLKAKERVMKLMNHENAEVTKYALLCIQRLFLGAKYASFLQA, translated from the exons ATGGCAATTGACCAGGCCGAGCTTAGCACTGAGCAG GTTCTTACAAGGGACATTCCATGGGAGACATACATGTCTACTAAACTTATCAGTGGAACAAGCCTTCAGTTGTTAAGGCGTTATGATAACAGACCAGAAAGTTACAGGGCACAGCTGTTGGATGAT GATGGTCCAGCATATGTTCGGGTATTTGTTAGCATTTTACGTGATATATTTAAGGAAGAAACAGTGGAATATGTTCTAGCATTAATCGATGAAATGCTTACAG CGAACCCAAAAAGAGCAAGATTGTTCCATGATCCTTCTCTTGCAAGTGAAGATGCTTATGAACCTTTCCTAAG ATTGCTTTGGAAAGGAAATTGGTTCATACAGGAGAAGAGCTGTAAAATACTTGCGCTGATAGTGAG TGCTAGACCGAAAACTCATGATGGAAGTTTTGCAAATGATGATGCCTCGAACTCCAAGAACAAAAATACTACCATTGATGATGTTTTGGATGGACTGGTGAAATGGCTTTGTGCACAG CTGAAGAATCCTTCACATCCTAGTCGTGCTGTACAGACTTCTATCAATTGCCTTGCAACTCTGCTGAAGGAACCAAAGGTCAGATCCTCCTTCGTTCAGACAGATGGAGTGAAATTGCTTATTCCTTTGATTTCTCCTGCATCGACCCAACAATCTATTCAG CTTCTATACGAAACTTGTCTGTGTGTTTGGCTCTTGTCATATTATGAGCCGGCAATTGAATTCTTGGCCACCTCTAGGACCCTTCCAAGACTCATCGATGTTGTCAAGAGTTCTACAAAAGAGAAG GTTGTCCGAGTTATTATTTTGACCTTGAGGAACCTACTCCACAAGGGGACATTTGGAGCTCAAATGGTGGGTCTTGGACTACCACAAATTGTTCAAAGTTTGAAATCACAAGCATGGAGTGATGAG GACCTTTTGGAGGCTTTGAATCAACTAGAAGAGGGGCTGAAAGATAACATCAAGAAACTAAGTTCTTTCGACAAGTATAAGCAAGAAGTCCTTCTTGGGCATCTTGACTGGTCTCCTATGCACAAAGATGTCAACTTCTGGCGAGAAAACATAATGAGCTTTGAAGAGAACGACTTGAAG ATATTGAGGGTTCTAATCACAATTCTGGATAGTTCCAGTGATCCAAGGGCTTTGGCAGTTGCTTGTTTTGATCTTTCTCAGTTCATTCAACACCATCCAGCTGGGAGAGTTATAGTGACAGATCTCAAGGCCAAAGAAAGAGTGATGAAACTGATGAATCATGAGAATGCTGAGGTTACCAAATATGCTCTCCTTTGCATTCAAAGGCTCTTTCTAGGTGCCAAGTATGCAAGCTTTCTACAGGCTTAA
- the LOC103486875 gene encoding V-type proton ATPase subunit H isoform X2 — protein sequence MLTANPKRARLFHDPSLASEDAYEPFLRLLWKGNWFIQEKSCKILALIVSARPKTHDGSFANDDASNSKNKNTTIDDVLDGLVKWLCAQLKNPSHPSRAVQTSINCLATLLKEPKVRSSFVQTDGVKLLIPLISPASTQQSIQLLYETCLCVWLLSYYEPAIEFLATSRTLPRLIDVVKSSTKEKVVRVIILTLRNLLHKGTFGAQMVGLGLPQIVQSLKSQAWSDEDLLEALNQLEEGLKDNIKKLSSFDKYKQEVLLGHLDWSPMHKDVNFWRENIMSFEENDLKILRVLITILDSSSDPRALAVACFDLSQFIQHHPAGRVIVTDLKAKERVMKLMNHENAEVTKYALLCIQRLFLGAKYASFLQA from the exons ATGCTTACAG CGAACCCAAAAAGAGCAAGATTGTTCCATGATCCTTCTCTTGCAAGTGAAGATGCTTATGAACCTTTCCTAAG ATTGCTTTGGAAAGGAAATTGGTTCATACAGGAGAAGAGCTGTAAAATACTTGCGCTGATAGTGAG TGCTAGACCGAAAACTCATGATGGAAGTTTTGCAAATGATGATGCCTCGAACTCCAAGAACAAAAATACTACCATTGATGATGTTTTGGATGGACTGGTGAAATGGCTTTGTGCACAG CTGAAGAATCCTTCACATCCTAGTCGTGCTGTACAGACTTCTATCAATTGCCTTGCAACTCTGCTGAAGGAACCAAAGGTCAGATCCTCCTTCGTTCAGACAGATGGAGTGAAATTGCTTATTCCTTTGATTTCTCCTGCATCGACCCAACAATCTATTCAG CTTCTATACGAAACTTGTCTGTGTGTTTGGCTCTTGTCATATTATGAGCCGGCAATTGAATTCTTGGCCACCTCTAGGACCCTTCCAAGACTCATCGATGTTGTCAAGAGTTCTACAAAAGAGAAG GTTGTCCGAGTTATTATTTTGACCTTGAGGAACCTACTCCACAAGGGGACATTTGGAGCTCAAATGGTGGGTCTTGGACTACCACAAATTGTTCAAAGTTTGAAATCACAAGCATGGAGTGATGAG GACCTTTTGGAGGCTTTGAATCAACTAGAAGAGGGGCTGAAAGATAACATCAAGAAACTAAGTTCTTTCGACAAGTATAAGCAAGAAGTCCTTCTTGGGCATCTTGACTGGTCTCCTATGCACAAAGATGTCAACTTCTGGCGAGAAAACATAATGAGCTTTGAAGAGAACGACTTGAAG ATATTGAGGGTTCTAATCACAATTCTGGATAGTTCCAGTGATCCAAGGGCTTTGGCAGTTGCTTGTTTTGATCTTTCTCAGTTCATTCAACACCATCCAGCTGGGAGAGTTATAGTGACAGATCTCAAGGCCAAAGAAAGAGTGATGAAACTGATGAATCATGAGAATGCTGAGGTTACCAAATATGCTCTCCTTTGCATTCAAAGGCTCTTTCTAGGTGCCAAGTATGCAAGCTTTCTACAGGCTTAA